CGATCGCAAGGTCGGACAAAACCGTTCAGTTTCTGTCGGTAATGATGTCACTGGTGGCGCAATTATAACGGGAGACAACAACACTACAAACATCAAGTTTCAACCAGTTAGGTTACCTGAACCTGCAAGTGTCAACATAGAAACAGAACTCAACGCCTTACATGAGATACTGGCAAAGTTAGAAACCTCAGATCGTCGTAAAATTGATAATGCCTTTGCTGATATCGAAGAAGAATTAAACAAACCACAACCGGATAAAAATGAAGTCGGTAAGGCATTAGAACGAGCCTTTGACTATGCCAAAAAGGCTGAAGGATTTGTTGGTTTAATGGAAAAGCTGAAACCTCATTTAACTAAAACAGTAGCGTGGTTAGGAGAAAATTGGCACAATCTACTTCAGATTGTAGGTTTGACAAATTGAGCTTCTTTAATTGGTGGTGAGGTAGAAACAATGAGTGAGCCGGGTTTTCTGGAAGAGGATCGCAGCATTAAAATTCAAAAGGATGCCATCAGTAGTGCCATTATTTCCGGCGATGGCAATAAAGTCGTGATCTACCAATATCAATTAGAACGTCAGGTAGAACCACAGAAAACTGCCCAAACAGAAGAAATCGGTTCTAATCCTTACAAAGGACTACTGGCATTTCAGGAAGAAGACGGCGATCGCTATTTTGGGCGAGAGAAACAAATCGAAAAACTTTGGAACGTATTTCGCAGTCTTCATGAAGACACAACTCAACCAGAAGCGCCATTACGTTTGCTACCAATTTTAGGGCCATCAGGTTCAGGTAAATCTTCCCTAGCAAGGGCCGGTTTAATTCCAGAGTTAGCACGGCGACCCCTGCCAGGAAAAAGCCAAGCGCGAGTGGCTGTACTTGTGCCGGGAACTCATCCAGTAGAAGCGTTGGCTACGGTGTTGGCAAGGATTGCGACTAATGACCAAACCCCAGTAGCAAAGACTCGCGAGTTTGCAGAAGAATTAAAGAGAATTAACGATACTAATATTTATGATGGCTTACGGCGCATAGCCAATGTATTACCAGAGATTGCTGTATCGCCAATGGTAGTATTGGTAGACCAGTTTGAAGAAGTGTACTCACTATGTGACGACCCAACCGAACGTCAAATATTTATCGAGAACTTAATTGATGCTGCTAGTGATCGCAATGGTTGCGTATCAGTTATTATCACACTTCGCAGCGATTTTCTCGGAGAAACTCAAAGACACCCAGCCCTGAATCAGGTAATAGCAAAGCTTGGTGTAATTGTCCCTGCTATGAATACAGAGGAGTTACGGCGGGCAATTACCAAACCAGCAGAAATAGCTCTTCATCCACTGGATGAAGCAGTAGTGAATTTGCTACTCAAGGACACAGAAGGGCGAGAAGGAGCCTTACCCCTGCTGCAATTTGCATTAACCCGAATTTGGTCAGGGTTAAGAACTGGGGTTGAGCCTGTCAAAACACTGGAACAAATTGGCGGAGTAGGGGGAGCATTGGTAGATGAGGCTCAACGCATCTTTGAAAACCTCAATGATGAAGAAAAGAAAATTGCCCGCCGAGTTTTTCTAGGATTAGTTCAACTTGGAGAAGGAACAAGCGATACCCGTCGCCGTGCCAATATTGATAGTTTGATATCCTATAAGGATGAGCCAGAGCGTGTCAAAAAGGTGATCGGCAGGTTTGCTCACCCTGGTGTGCGATTAATTACTCTCTCATCTAACCCGGAAGGGACTGAAACTGCTGAAGTTACTCATGAAGCTTTATTTGCACACTGGGGTCAGATGAGAGAATGGCTAGATAGCAGTCGCAGCGATATCCGCTTTCAGCGCCGCTTGGATGAAGCAGCGTTGCATTGGCATTTAAATGGTCGCTCTAAAGGAAATCTTTGGCGATCTCCCACTCTCGATTTGTTGCGCCAGTATCATGAACGAGCAGGTAAGGAAATTACCTTCTTACAACAAGAGTTCTTTCAGGCATCCGAGCGGGTGAACGAAAAAAGGTGTGGGGAAGAGCTTAGTTAGCGTACATCATACGCTAACTAAGCTCTGACTCATATAGATGTTAACTCTTATGAGAGTATGAATTATTTTTGAAATCTTGCCGCTTCTTCAACTAGGTCATTGAGTCCTAGTTCTAATGTATGAAGCACCTGGTTTAACGCTTCGATTTTTGTCCGATTTTTCATCATCTCAACTGCCTTTAAAAAAGCAGGACTACCTGCTTTACCAATATATTGATGACAACTTTTGCTACCATTTTTGGTAACAAAGATAGGTTCTCCTGATTGCCACTTGTAATACCAATAAGCGCCACCCTTACCTTTGGCGCGGTAACGAACAATCCAACAACTATTAGCAGCTACATCACTCTTAAGAAGAGTAGAGATTTCTTGGTTGATTTCTTCTCTTTTGGCTTGTAATTGTTCTATTCTATGTGCTAAATCTGAAAGATTCTGTTCTCTTGTTTTGACCACTATGTAAGTACTAACTTCAAAGGACAAGTTTTATCGTAAACTTTACGCTACCTGACTGTAATTGTAAGATTTGGATGACCAAAAATTTGACCATCGAGTTGAATTACTTAAATATGCTGCCCTTAATGCCATAACTCCTTCAGCTCCAAATAAAGACCAATGCATTCCCGCTTGTTTTAATCTTTGTGTAACCACACGCCGATTGGAGCTTTCAACCACTCCCGAACCAATCATTAAACCAGCTTTTAAATAAGAGTGATAATCAATCCGACTCTGATTATTAGTTAAATAACGCTCTAAATCGGTAATAGCTCCCTTTAAATCTTTCTTCTTTTTGGGGAATTGATGACAATTTTCAATTACTGTATTCCATTGTGATTTTTTTAGTAATTGTTGTTGAGTTTTTACCCAATCCAATTGATAGTCTTCGTTATTTGGATACGCTGCTTTCGCTACTGCCCACACATATTCCGAGAGATGAAAAAAGTCGAGAATTTCCACCGAACCTGGAAATTGTTCTGATGCCATCGACCAAATCCAATGTGCGCCATCACCAATTACTACGGTTTTTGTGGGTTTTGTACCTGCTACTTGATTATATAACTGGGATACTCTCTGAGTAAATTCTGGTCGAGATTTTAAAGTAGCTACATATTCCCGAGTACGTATAACACCTCTTTTTTTACCAACTTTTTGATGGTCTTTACTCCAGAAAATTACACCAACTTTTGCTTCTTTATATCCTTGTTTTTGATTCAAGGGAGTCATGACTCCATCAACTCCCACATATAATAAATCTGGTGGTTCCTGCTCTTGATTGGGAATTCCAAACTGTGAAGAAGTGTCTTGCTCACATCGAACCTGAAACTCTTGTGTTTGTAGTTGATTTCCTGTCTTTTCTACTTGATTAGCTAAGGTTTTTTGTGTCAAATCTAGTCTTGTCCATTTTTGAAACAAGGAGTGAGAATTTGGAAATTCACTACTAACTCCCAAGGCACAGGCTAATTCTAATACCATTGGTAGCCATTTATCTTTTGGTAGTCCTAACTCTTCATCAACTTTGACTTTAATACCATCTGTTGTCTCATAAGCTCTACGTACAACAACCATTTCACCTAATGGAGTGTAATATCTTTTTTCTCGTTTAGTTCTCGGATGTGAGTATTCGGCTTCTTTTTCTTCAATTAAGGCTTGGAATAAGCTTTGTTGCACAAAGTTCCCTAATTTTAGCCACATATTGTAAAATTCGCCCACAAATTCTTCTAAATGGTGACACTCCGGTAAGTCCTGGAGTGTGTCATTGATGTGAGACAGAATTGATTGGTGGTTGTTCATGGGAAGTTTGGTTTTATGGCATCTCAGATATGTTAGCGGAATTTGTCCGCTAACTCCTCTCCCACACTTTTTTTCGTTCACCCGCGGTCGAGTTTCGTTATTTTGATAAAAAATCACTGCTTCTAGCAGAACTACCGTACCAATTTGGAGAAAATATCTTCTCAGAAATCTCTTGAAGCCGCGACCGAGCAAGAACAGTGCGCGACATTGGTGACTGTAATCCTTTATAGATAAAGCTTTGAAGTCAGTAAGAATTACCATTGCTTAATTTTTGCTTACTGCTGCTAAATTCCATAGAAAAAACCCTCATAAACACTATGAGGGCATTAATTTATATCTATGTCAGTTCTCAAGTGCGGAAACGTCTTTTACCCTGCTTTTGTAAAGCTAGTTTTTTGCGCTTGGATTTCTCAATAGGCGTTTCAAAGTGACGATGCTTCCTCATGTCTTGAAAAATCCCTGCTTTGGAAACTTCTCGCTTAAATCGACGTAATGCTGACTCAAGATGTTCGTTTTCACCCACTATAATTTGGGTCATTCTCTCTCCTCGTAAACTGACTTCATCAATGGCGGAAAAATTCGCTCTCTCTTTTAATACGGTTTCAAAGCTTAGTAGCGTCCGCGTCCACCACCACTATATCCGCCACGTCCACCACCAGACGAACCTCTGTCTTCTTTGGGCTTGGCTTTATTAACTTTCAGGTCACGACCCATCCATTCAGCACCATCAAGACCATCAATAGCAGCATCTTCTTCTGCATCTGTTCCCATTTCCACGAAAGCGAAGCCGCGCGGACGACCTGTTTCCCGGTCTTGTGGTACTTGAACCCGCTTTACGGTACCATATTCAGCAAAAACACCTCTGATATCTTCTTCCGTCACTTGGTAAGAGAGGTTGCCTACATAAATTGACATCGATTTTCTCCAAAATTATCAGCTTGTAGAGATTAAATTTCGGAGAGAAGCCTGTGAATACTAAAAACAAACACTGTCACCGAATTAACTCTTATTTTTTAGGATGACATAGAAGCCAATTGTCTGCATCCAGTAAATGGTTAATAGATGGTTAACCAGTATTGTGATGAGGCAGCGATCGCGTATGCAGCCGTGAAATAATAGCATCAAGGTATGCTGTTTTTATTTTGAATTGGCGAAAATACGAATTACCAAAAATACGTATTGTTGTATTGCTAACAATTTGTATTAGTGCAATATAAAAAATCCATGCAGACTGTACTAACTAGTAGACTATCCGAAAAAGCCTAACCAATTTGATAATTAGGGATAAAGTCAAACCGTTTTTTGTTCTGGTGTAGTTTATCCAAGCTAATGATTACTCCTTATAGGCTTTTGTATTTTTGAATTGGCGAAATTTTGAATTGTCGTAAAGTTAACATTTTATAAATTGAGAAATACAAATTTTCGTTATTTAAAAGGTAAACTAGCAGCATTTATTGGAGTATATGGAGTGATAATCACCCTGGCTAGTTTCAAAGGCGGCGTAGCAAAAACGACAAGTGCCATCCATATTGCTTGCTTTCTATCTCAGAAGGGCAGTACTTTGCTGGTCGATGGCGACCCAAACCACAGTGCTACAGGATGGGCAAAGCGAGGGGCATTACCTTTTAAAGTTGTGGATTTATTGCAGGCCCCTATGCACAGCCGTAATTATGATCATGTGGTTATTGACACAGCAGCCCGACCAAGCTTTGAAGATTTAGAAGCACTTGCTGACGGGTGCAATCTATTAATCCTGCCTACTACTCCTGATGCTTTAGCGATGGATGCACTGTTGCAGACTGTAGGTACTCTCAAATCATTGGGCAGTTCACGCTATCGTGTGTTGCTTACAATTATTCCTCCGGCTCCCCGCTTAACAGGACAACAAGCACGGGAGGCATTGGAAGCAGAGGGAATACCACTATTTGAACAAGGGATTAGACGATTTGCTGTTTATGAAAAAGCGGCACTGGAGGGGTTGCCAGTTTATCAAGTAAAAGACCGCAGCAGCAAAATAGCATGGCGTGAGTATCAAGAGGTGGGTAAGGAGATACTGTCATGAGCAAGCCTAGTCCATTTAAAAAGTTATTTGAAACCAAAGAAGAATCACAAATTGAGCCAGAACAACCAACAGAAGCAACCACAGAAAGTAACGTGACTCAAACTCCAACCCTACCGCCACCAGCACCAACTCAAAAGGAACCACGCAAACGTGGCAGACCTGCAACTGGAAAGCGGTCTGATGATGCTTGGATTGGGCGCACTTACTATGTGAAACGCTCAACAGATTTAGATGTAGAGGAAGAATTACTCAAACTCAAAAGACGTGGTGTAGAGATTGATAAAAGCGAATTGGTAGATTTTCTGATGGCTGTCTGGGTGAAATGGCAACAAGGTGAAAATATAGATTTACTAATTGACGAATTTACACCAAGGCGAAATTCTAAATTAGACTGACTTCTGGCTGAATACTTGGAACGTAGTTTGGCAGCAAGGTGAAAATATAGATTTACTAATTGGTGAATTTACGAATTGGCGAAATTTTAAATTAGATTGACCCCTGGCTGAATGTTTGGAACGTAGTGCAGTAACGCTAAAAGAAACTATTGCGATAATGAAAAAGACTGATGCCGCTATACCTAGATTTTCGCTTTAGCAGAGGACATACCCAATATGACTATCAAAGAACTGCTTCTTTTAGAAATCGAATCGACCCCAGATACCATTCTGGCTGAAACGCTAGACTTTATACGCTTTTTGAAAACGAAGTCAACCCAAACACAGCCTGTTTCTTCCGTGGCTCCTTCCACCCCTGACACTACAGTAAATTCCACAGGTCGCTCACTGCTCGAACACTTAAAAACAATTGGTAAATGGGAAGGTGATGATTTAAAAGAATGTCTTGAATTAGTTTATGCCACTCGCGGCAAAGCCAAATTTGATTACGAAAACCCTTTTGAATAATGTACTTGTTAGATACAAATCACTGTAGCCAAGCAATACTTGGTAATTCCAATGTGCTTAATCGCCTCGCGGAAGTGGAAAATTCTGTGATTGTAACCTGCGCCATCGTTCAAGGGGAACTGATAGACATGGCAGAACGTTCTCAACGCAAGGAAAGTAACTTAGCACTAATTCACCGTTTTCTAACGGGTATATACAGCCATAATATTGATGGATCTACTGCTACTATCTATGGGCAACTGAAAGCCGCTTTATTCAATCAGTTTGCACCGAAGGAGAAAAGTAAGCGGAGAAAAACGAAAATAACTGATCTAGGCTTTGATGAAAATGATATTTGGATTACGGCTGTAGCTTTACAACATGGTCTTATCGTTGTGTCAGCCGACAGCGACTTTCAGAGGATTCAACAAGTGAGAGCATTGTCTGTTGAGTCTTGGTTGTAAATTTTATGTTCTGCGAGAAATTGGAGTTATTAGCAATATTAAGAAACTTACTAATTAATTTCTTACTAAGGATTGTCACAAGCAAGAAACAGCAAAGGATTTGAGAGCCAATGTCTCGCAGGCGTATTGCCCGGTCGAACCTCTTTCTTACAAGCGAGCGCACCCAACACACGAAAACCAGCCAAAGGTAGATTTCCTCTCGCGCCAATGATGACAGAGATAGTTGCCCTCCATTAAGAAATATTTTCTAATATGGATGAGCCTGAAGCCAAGCAGCAATATGAGGTATTCTACTTATTGTCTTTTTTAGCGCCTCAAGCTTTGGATATAGTTCCAGCAGTTTTTTTGGAGGCTGATAAGGGCCATAAGGCTCCGGTATGTAAAAGAATGTAGATGGAGTTCTCCAAAGGTTTGCGGATACATCCAATGTGTACAATATGTCAAACACTGCCAGATCAGCCCATGTCAGTGATGACCCGACAAGGAATGGAGATTCTTGATTATCTGCTATCATCTGCTCAAACCTGCCCAAGTGCATAGGCACAGTCACTGTGAAGTACTGATCCAGCCGTTCCACCCTCAGCGATGCCTGCCTCATTTTCATTAGCAGATGACCATTCTCCACAATCCGGTCAACATAGCACCCATACAGAAGATCCAGCAAATCTCTCCAAGCATCGACTACCATATCTGATTTGGCTGCCTGTACCCTGTCCAAAGGGTATATTCCTGCTTCTCGCGCCGCGTAACGAGCGAGCGCACATGACTGAGCAATCATGGTATTGCCCAATTTGAGAGTAGGGAGCTGATCGAAGGGGAGTTTTTCACTATCCCGCAAAAGCTTGTATTCGTGAAGGGATATCATTCTGTCTTCAAATGGGACATCGCCATAGACAAAAATCAGACGCGGCAATTCTGCTCTGCCCTTCCCGTCATCAAAATATAGCAAGATTGGGTGGGAGTTCATAATTTTCGTACAGCTTCATGCAAAACTAAATTAGCCATCGGTCGCTCAGGTTGTTTCATTTGATATTGTCTCAATGGCTTGTAATTGAAAGCATCATCCTACTGATACAAATCAGGTTATTAGACGCTATGAAACTATATTCCTACCTCAACAGTTGGAATTAGAACTATTGGTTAGAGATTTCACACCCGTTGGCTCAAATGCGAGCGCGTTGAGGTCATGTGAAGTTTTACCCAATCCAAGAGTAAAGGGCGATCGTTTCCTGCCGCCTGTGGCTGGATGTCGTGTTTGGCGAGTTTACCGACACAACAACGGCGATCGCCCCTGACAAGTTTACAAACCAAGAGTCATTCACCAGACAAGCAGGAGAAGGCGACGGTGCTGCAACAGTTCGAGTTATTGTGTAGGGATTGGACGGTGTGAGGGGGCAATCGCATTTTCAAAAGCTGATGAAGCTTAAAGAGGGGTCTCTGAAAAGTTAATTCTACCGTACCCCAGCAGTAAGAATATTTTTCAGCAAGCTTTGAACATGATACTTGGCATATTTTTAAATAATTAGAGCTTATGACTTTTTGGTTTGGCATCGGTATTATGCAACTTATTCCCAAGGAATACGATGACTATTATCCAGACGAAATCCTCAATTGCCTCGTTGATAAACTGGAATCGGAGCTAGCTGATGATGTACAAATTCGTGAAGTTCTTATGAAAGCTGGTGTAGATTTGTACACTAGAGCAGAACCTACTGACAGACCTACTGTGATTGCATCTAGTATTAATAGTGGGGGTGAGCTACCCGATAGAATTGCTCTCCCAATTCTCACCGCCATTCAAAACGTGGAAACAGTAGATTATGCGCCGTATGAATATTGCTCTAAAATGCCAGATCCAATTGCGGACATCTTGATACCTGGATTTGGTAAACGAGTACAGTCAACAGAGGCTACACAACAACTACTATACTCCCGAATCAAGTTAGAAGACTTTTGCGTTACCCCTTTAAAAGACTTTTGGGTAGGGGGATTAGAGCAACATCTTGCTGCTTTTACCGAATGGCGAGACAGCTTATATAATGAAGCTGATTTTGTACCACGCGGTAGAGTGAGCCGCGAGGAAATACTTGAGTTTTACGATGAACATTTGTTGCCGATGCTTCGCTTTTGCAATGATTATCGTCTAATTTTTGTGTTTGGCTTTTGAGTAATTGCTCAAAATCATTACTCTTTCAACAAAACCGACTGGGTAAATGGGGTAGAGCTATAAAATCTATTGGACTTTTTACTCTCAATCAATTTACTTTTTTTTAATGTAGTTCAAAAATCCAAAGCAGAGATAGCGTTTTGCTTCTGCTTCTCAGTGACCCCCAGATAACGCTCCCTAGCTGCCAAAGTCCGACCTAAATCAATTTTGATATCGAGTCGCTCATCTGTTGAGGGCAAACGCTGACGGTTATCATCGTATTTCAACACCGTCTGCACTTGGGCGTGTCTGCTGAATCGCTGCTCCCGCACGGTAGTTGGCATTAAAAAACGTTTTATTTCTCAGGACTTGTATAGAAACTGGTACAGACGGGCGTATATACAATTACCCAGGTAAGTCAGGCTGCGATCGCCTACCCTCGACCATACGAGATTGCGTTTGCAGAGCATGGGCAAGTCTGGTGGTAGATCAACTGGCTTTTACAAAGACTGCTGCACCACATCCCCCACAGTTATCAATTTTGATATCAAAGCCGGAAATTACAGACATAGTATAACTAATTGACACCCTATCACTTCCGCAATCAGGATTTAGCTGTTCACGGAGTGTAAACATTTATGCTCTTCCCTGTGGTTGTATGATGTACGTTATTGGAAAGCTACATTATCAATAACAAATTAGTGAGCAAAAATGCCTAAGGAGCCGGTTTGGGGGGAATTAGTCAAGGTAGAGTTGGAAGCGTGTTTGTCTGCGCCGATAACTCGGTATTTTGATGCAGAGCTTCAGGGTGACCCAGATGTGTTGGCGCAGTTGTTGGCTGATAAGCGCAACCCTAATACTCGGCGGGCTTACGAGAAAGATTTGAAAGATTTTTTTATCAAGATGACGGGCTTACCGCCAACTGGGGATAGCGTGTTGGAGTTTTTGCACTTGCAGCGAGAGCAAGCGGTGATGGTGGTATTGAAGTACAAGGCCAAACTCATAGCGTTGGGATTGCGGGAGGCGACAATTAATCGGCGGTTGGCGGCGATTAAGTCGTTGGCGAAGATGGGACGGAAACTGGGAGTGTGCAATTATTCGCTGGAAGATGTGTCTGGCGAGAAGGTGAAGGCGTACCGGGATACGCGGGGTGTTGATAGCAAAGCGATAGCAATTGTGATTCAGCAGTTTGATAGGGAGACTTTAATTGGTAAACGCAATTATGCAATTTTTTTGGTGCTGTGGGGTTTAGCTTTGCGCCGACAGGAAATATCTCAATTAAATGTGGGCGACTTTGATTTTTATGGACGCAAGTTGAGGATTTTGGGGAAGGGAAAGGGAACGAATGAAGAATATTTGGATATGTCCAAAGATGTGGCGGCAGCGATAGCTGATTGGTTAATTGCTAGGGGGGATTTGAATGTTAATTTACCAATTTTTACGGCGTTAGATTTTCATAATGAAGGGCATCGATTGACTACGGATGCCATTTATAAAATAGTGAATAAGGCTTTTAAGTTTGCGGGAGTGAAGAAACCGATGTCACCGCACAGAGTGAGACATTCGGCGATTACGGCGGCGCTGGATGCAACTGATGGGAATATCAGAAAGGTGCAGAAGTTGAGCCGTCATGCTGACCCCAGAACGTTGATGATTTATGACGATAACCGGAATAAAGATTTGTGGGAGATGTCGGAATTGTTAACTCTTATGTTGAAGAAGGATGATTGATGGTAATTCAGAAAAATATAGCAGTAGTCAAAAGACCGTATTCATCCCAAAGACTTATCTGCTCTGCTGACTGCTATATTTTAATTTCGTCGAATACACTTTGATTATGTGAGCTTTGAATTCAGTCGAAAAATAGTATTAGATTCAATCTCTATTAAGTAATTTTTTTCTCTCCATTTCCATCATTTTTTCAATTTCATTAAAAGGCAATAGCAGTGTTTCTTGAATATATTGTCTATTGTCAAGACTGACATAGCATTGGGTATTAAGACAATCTAATAACAATTTATTAGCATAGCAATAGGCTCTTAATAGTCCCCATTCTTCTGCATTATTTAATGGCCAATCGTAATCTATATTACAATACTTTTGATTCAACTCCTTGAGACGATTAGCCCAAGCGCCGCTATCATTTTTATACCACTGGTAATATTCGTCCCAATAATCGTAAACTCCTTGGGGTAGCTCTTCATCTAACTTGTCTAATTCATCAAAGAATTCTTGATTATCAATCAAATTTATAGCTGTATATAAAGCATCCTCTAATTGAAAAAAATTACTATCGTCAAATGGATGATTTTTTTTCATTTCCTCATCGTACTCTGAATATTCAGAATCATCTGCTTGACAGAGAATGATAGTTGTAAAATTCTCATTTTCAATATCTCTATTAGCGGTGCGATACAGCAAGGATGCTTGAGCACGAGCATGAGCTAGGTTAATGTCTAAAGCTAGATTTGAATCAACAAGTTCAACAGGAGCGCGAAAATTTCCCATGCCAAAGCCTGAAGCACTTCCTATATAAAAGCTTAACTGTATATTAGAGTCTAACGACTCTAATAAATGACTCAGTTCTAGGAATTCCCATTCTTCAAAAAACGGATAGCTTGTATTATCCAATATGCAAATACCCGCAGCTAAACAAAGATAAAATGCTCTAATTGCACCAGGGTGGTGAGAGCTAGATACTTGAAGAGATTTTTGGTAAGCCCAAGCCAATAATTCCTGAAGATGTCTATTATGTGATACTGCTCTATCAATCTGAAACTTCATAGACAGCAAAAGAACATCAGCACTTTTTAACATCTCTGAGGTTAATAAGAAAACCTCATGCCATTGTTTGTAAAAAACATACTTACTCAAATTAAGTAGAGACGGGTCATTAAATATTTCAGGATTGGCTTTAGCTACGATTTCTTTAGCTGTAAAATATTCATGAAAAGTCAAGTGAGAAAAGGAATAAATTTCTCTGGCTCTTTCTACTAATAATCCGTGTTGAGCCTCAATAGATTTTAATACAGCTTCACTATCTAGCAGTAAATCTTCTAGATTTTGGGGAGATTCTGGGAAATTTCTAATATAAGAAGCGATATACTTCTGCACATCCTGTTGCTTCCAGAAATACTCTCCTTTTTCAAAGGTTATCAAAGCAAGATAGCTAAGTAAATTTTCTTTAATCGATACTGAAAGCTGCTTATAGACATCATCTCGTTTAATAGCACGTTTAGCATCCCATCGTCTTAAAAGTGTATGAGTTGCTCTTTGATATAGTTCAGTACGACTCCTGGGGAAGTCACCAGCATCCTCAAATTCAATACATAACAAAGTCAGTAATATAGGACTAGATGCCAGTTCATAAATTGATGGATTTTCTTGTAATTGTTCTATAAATACTTTATCAATATTAGAGTTTTTAGCAGTAAACCACTTGGTAGCAAATGACTGAATTTGTTCCTGGTCAAAATCAGCTACTTCTACCTCGGTAAATTGCTCAAATGTATATTCTTTGGCGGCTATTCTGCAAGTCAATACAAACCGATTCATAGAAAATCGTTGAGAAAAATCACGAATTTCTCTTATCACATGATTATCTGCCTGCTGTTGGACTTCATCTAAGCCATCCAATAGCAATAATATTCGTCCAGATTCAAACAGGGATATCACTGAATTATTGTCAACCCGATCATCAGCTAATTGTTGACAGATGTAATCTAATAATTTAAGTTGGACATCGGTATCTGCAAACTCTTTAAGAGATAAAAATATTGGGAGATAATTACTGAATATTTGCTCTGATATACATTGAATTGCTAAATGCTTTAAAAACGTTGTTTTACCAGAGCCTGGTTTTCCTAAAACCAAGAGTTTATCATATTTTTTGACTGCTTCTAATCCAGGTACTCGTGTTTCAACAACTTGAGGTAATCCCAATCTATCAAAATTATTTCGTTCAAATTTTTGTGT
Above is a genomic segment from Tolypothrix sp. PCC 7712 containing:
- a CDS encoding glutathione S-transferase family protein gives rise to the protein MNSHPILLYFDDGKGRAELPRLIFVYGDVPFEDRMISLHEYKLLRDSEKLPFDQLPTLKLGNTMIAQSCALARYAAREAGIYPLDRVQAAKSDMVVDAWRDLLDLLYGCYVDRIVENGHLLMKMRQASLRVERLDQYFTVTVPMHLGRFEQMIADNQESPFLVGSSLTWADLAVFDILYTLDVSANLWRTPSTFFYIPEPYGPYQPPKKLLELYPKLEALKKTISRIPHIAAWLQAHPY
- a CDS encoding RNA recognition motif domain-containing protein, encoding MSIYVGNLSYQVTEEDIRGVFAEYGTVKRVQVPQDRETGRPRGFAFVEMGTDAEEDAAIDGLDGAEWMGRDLKVNKAKPKEDRGSSGGGRGGYSGGGRGRY
- a CDS encoding ISKra4 family transposase encodes the protein MNNHQSILSHINDTLQDLPECHHLEEFVGEFYNMWLKLGNFVQQSLFQALIEEKEAEYSHPRTKREKRYYTPLGEMVVVRRAYETTDGIKVKVDEELGLPKDKWLPMVLELACALGVSSEFPNSHSLFQKWTRLDLTQKTLANQVEKTGNQLQTQEFQVRCEQDTSSQFGIPNQEQEPPDLLYVGVDGVMTPLNQKQGYKEAKVGVIFWSKDHQKVGKKRGVIRTREYVATLKSRPEFTQRVSQLYNQVAGTKPTKTVVIGDGAHWIWSMASEQFPGSVEILDFFHLSEYVWAVAKAAYPNNEDYQLDWVKTQQQLLKKSQWNTVIENCHQFPKKKKDLKGAITDLERYLTNNQSRIDYHSYLKAGLMIGSGVVESSNRRVVTQRLKQAGMHWSLFGAEGVMALRAAYLSNSTRWSNFWSSKSYNYSQVA
- the rpsU gene encoding 30S ribosomal protein S21, whose amino-acid sequence is MTQIIVGENEHLESALRRFKREVSKAGIFQDMRKHRHFETPIEKSKRKKLALQKQGKRRFRT
- a CDS encoding tyrosine-type recombinase/integrase, yielding MPKEPVWGELVKVELEACLSAPITRYFDAELQGDPDVLAQLLADKRNPNTRRAYEKDLKDFFIKMTGLPPTGDSVLEFLHLQREQAVMVVLKYKAKLIALGLREATINRRLAAIKSLAKMGRKLGVCNYSLEDVSGEKVKAYRDTRGVDSKAIAIVIQQFDRETLIGKRNYAIFLVLWGLALRRQEISQLNVGDFDFYGRKLRILGKGKGTNEEYLDMSKDVAAAIADWLIARGDLNVNLPIFTALDFHNEGHRLTTDAIYKIVNKAFKFAGVKKPMSPHRVRHSAITAALDATDGNIRKVQKLSRHADPRTLMIYDDNRNKDLWEMSELLTLMLKKDD
- a CDS encoding type II toxin-antitoxin system VapC family toxin, whose translation is MYLLDTNHCSQAILGNSNVLNRLAEVENSVIVTCAIVQGELIDMAERSQRKESNLALIHRFLTGIYSHNIDGSTATIYGQLKAALFNQFAPKEKSKRRKTKITDLGFDENDIWITAVALQHGLIVVSADSDFQRIQQVRALSVESWL
- a CDS encoding ATP-binding protein codes for the protein MSEPGFLEEDRSIKIQKDAISSAIISGDGNKVVIYQYQLERQVEPQKTAQTEEIGSNPYKGLLAFQEEDGDRYFGREKQIEKLWNVFRSLHEDTTQPEAPLRLLPILGPSGSGKSSLARAGLIPELARRPLPGKSQARVAVLVPGTHPVEALATVLARIATNDQTPVAKTREFAEELKRINDTNIYDGLRRIANVLPEIAVSPMVVLVDQFEEVYSLCDDPTERQIFIENLIDAASDRNGCVSVIITLRSDFLGETQRHPALNQVIAKLGVIVPAMNTEELRRAITKPAEIALHPLDEAVVNLLLKDTEGREGALPLLQFALTRIWSGLRTGVEPVKTLEQIGGVGGALVDEAQRIFENLNDEEKKIARRVFLGLVQLGEGTSDTRRRANIDSLISYKDEPERVKKVIGRFAHPGVRLITLSSNPEGTETAEVTHEALFAHWGQMREWLDSSRSDIRFQRRLDEAALHWHLNGRSKGNLWRSPTLDLLRQYHERAGKEITFLQQEFFQASERVNEKRCGEELS
- a CDS encoding ParA family protein gives rise to the protein MIITLASFKGGVAKTTSAIHIACFLSQKGSTLLVDGDPNHSATGWAKRGALPFKVVDLLQAPMHSRNYDHVVIDTAARPSFEDLEALADGCNLLILPTTPDALAMDALLQTVGTLKSLGSSRYRVLLTIIPPAPRLTGQQAREALEAEGIPLFEQGIRRFAVYEKAALEGLPVYQVKDRSSKIAWREYQEVGKEILS